TCACTATAGATTTTTTTGAGTGAATCACGGGCATCTCTCACAATAAGTTCACTCTTCTGATTGGCATCTCCCACAATTAAACGAGATTCGCGCTCTCCATCTTCACGGATTTTTTCAGCCATACGTGTCGCCGTTGTAATAGTCGTTTTTAGAAGCTCATCTCGCTCTCTAAAATCCACAATGGTTAAATCTCGCTCCCTGAGTGTTTCACGCAAATTATTTCTCTCTCTCACAAGAGCTTCCATCTCATCGGCCACTACCCGCAAAAAATCAACGACTTCATCAGCGTCAAGGCCCATGAATCTACGACCAAATGTCTTGTGCGCGATATCTATTGGTGCAATTTTCACAGCTCCCCCCATGTTCAATATTATTCAAATACTCAAGTAGAAGGATTTCCGATAATCAACTTGAGAAAACCACAAACAACCAAACATACAAAGAACTGCCATGGTATCATTTGTCGCCAGAGAATTCCAGTAGAGAGAAGCACGATCCTCATCCTGTCGCTCACAAATTGCTTATCTAGACCGACGTCTGTCCAATTTCACGATCCCTCAAAACAGCTTTTTCAAAGCTGTAACGAAGAGCCCGCTCAATCTCAAGTTCTCGCATAGAATCCAATCCCGCAGATGTGACACCCTTCTTAGAGACCACTCTGTTTTGCAGTTCCTGCAGTGCAGTTTCTGGGGCCTGATCTGCTAAAAGGGAGGCACCTAAAAAGGTACTCACCGTCATTGTTCTCGCAATTTCCGCATCGAAGCCATGCTCTTCTAACCATTCCTGCCAGTAAATCATCAATTCGAAAACGAACCCAATTCCACTTGAACAGGAGACCGTGAGTGCCTCAAATTCTTCCCCTTCATCTACCTGCACCACAGTCCCAAGGGCACTCAATAGATCCTCGGCAACTCCTTCCATGCCCTTCGCTGACTCTGCCAAACAAAAGCCTACAACGGATTTATTGATTAGGGCCGCCGTATTTGGCATCGCTCTTATCAGATTCCTCACGTTAGGCATCGCCTTTTTTAAAGTCCTCAGTGAAACTCCAGCCATGAGACTTATCACCGTATGATTGAGGCCAAAGGCAGAAGAAATAGGCTCAATCCCTGAAATAAAATCCTGAGGTTTTACAGATATGATCACTACGTCACAATGTTCCAACAGCTCTTCATTGTTAACTAGTGCTCGGATTCCCATTTGTTCAACGAGCTTCTGCAGTTTTCCCTGTGTGCGGTTGGTTGCAAAAATTCTTTCGGCAGGAATTTTATTGGTATTCACCAAAGCTCGAATAATGGCCTGACCCATATTGCCAGTGCCGATAAAACCTATGTTGCGACCCTTTAAGAAATCTCCGGTCATGCCTACTCCTCAACCTTGCCGTTCACCAAACAA
This region of Bdellovibrionales bacterium genomic DNA includes:
- a CDS encoding DivIVA domain-containing protein, producing MKIAPIDIAHKTFGRRFMGLDADEVVDFLRVVADEMEALVRERNNLRETLRERDLTIVDFRERDELLKTTITTATRMAEKIREDGERESRLIVGDANQKSELIVRDARDSLKKIYSEITDLKRIRLQFESNLKALIQSHLTMLDQGQKIMPSPELSLSITREVDQIHEEDLIRSKVHDAVTKGSKSAKSFQ
- a CDS encoding pyrroline-5-carboxylate reductase, producing MTGDFLKGRNIGFIGTGNMGQAIIRALVNTNKIPAERIFATNRTQGKLQKLVEQMGIRALVNNEELLEHCDVVIISVKPQDFISGIEPISSAFGLNHTVISLMAGVSLRTLKKAMPNVRNLIRAMPNTAALINKSVVGFCLAESAKGMEGVAEDLLSALGTVVQVDEGEEFEALTVSCSSGIGFVFELMIYWQEWLEEHGFDAEIARTMTVSTFLGASLLADQAPETALQELQNRVVSKKGVTSAGLDSMRELEIERALRYSFEKAVLRDREIGQTSV